CCCTTATTTTTTTATTTTGACAAGCTCCGTACTATAAAAATTAACAAGCAACAAAGGTATTAATAGGTCTTGCAAATCAATTATAGCACAAAATTTGCTTGTCATTTTAAAATCAAAAATTCCAAATAAAATATAGCCTCTGGCTGAAGCCAGAGGCTATTTTCAAGAGAATTTATCAGAATTTCAATCCAACAGCCCCGAGAGGATTTACTATACAAAATGTAAGTGTTTCGGTTATAAAGAGTTTTACTTCAGTGTCGGTATTTCCTTCATATCCAACTGAAAAATCCTGACCTATAAACAGTTTGAAATGGTTACCTTGAGCAATAACTATAGCTTCATCTATCCTTGGAGTTGGCACAACTCTTCCACCTTCTAACAAATTTAAAAGTACTCTATTTGCTTGGTAAAAGTATTGGTCAGAAATCATTTCTTTCCACACATTAGCTGAGATCAACAAGTTGTATGGGCCAGAGACACCATCTTCTTTTAAAATCTGTATCGCTCTTTGAACACTTGAAGGAAATTTCACATCATCTTTAACTGCTGATAAATTTCTCTCTTTGATTATTTCAACTATTCCTTTTATTCCATATTCTGGACAACCAAAAAACACGAGCTCATCTTCAAATTTTGCTACTTGTCTTGCAGCGTCTTCTAAAGCTGATAAATCAGGTGCTTGAGCTCCACGTTCAATGTTGTCCAAATCCCAAATTTTAAGTTTGAAAGAAGCTCGTAATTCAACAACAGGTAATATCTTTCTTATTCCCCATTGAACTTTATCAGTATCATCAGATTTTACTTCAACTTCCCCGAGTGGCAATGCAGAAAACTGCCATCCAAGTGGCCCGTGTATATCTACTACTCTTCTTGC
The window above is part of the Fervidobacterium sp. genome. Proteins encoded here:
- a CDS encoding bacteriocin family protein, whose product is MEFLKRTFAPITTKSWKEIDERTKEILKNNLYARRVVDIHGPLGWQFSALPLGEVEVKSDDTDKVQWGIRKILPVVELRASFKLKIWDLDNIERGAQAPDLSALEDAARQVAKFEDELVFFGCPEYGIKGIVEIIKERNLSAVKDDVKFPSSVQRAIQILKEDGVSGPYNLLISANVWKEMISDQYFYQANRVLLNLLEGGRVVPTPRIDEAIVIAQGNHFKLFIGQDFSVGYEGNTDTEVKLFITETLTFCIVNPLGAVGLKF